A genomic window from Winogradskyella sp. J14-2 includes:
- a CDS encoding serine hydrolase: MKTKISLLIVVCSFLFTTAQDQNLTQKFDDIVAQYYNDSNAPGATILVAKNGKPIYRKAVGKSNLELGVDMIPENVFMLASITKQFTAVAILMLEEQGKLSLNDPITKFIPDYPTQGKTITVHHLLNHTSGIKSYTSIGDLRQVARQDKTLDELIDYFKNEPMDFDPGDAYSYNNSGYVLLGKIIEVVSGKTYADFIDNHIFQPLGMTASQYGSHSKLIKNRAMPYEETDNGYINASYLSMSLPHAAGALTSTIDDMLKWQNALANNTLIKASSLQKAINGSELNNGEHIDYGYGLGELTLKGSKGYTHSGGIFGTSTDGIYLIDEDVYVIGLSNCSCNDIGSVTTQLAAAAIGKPFPTMKDVVQLNEDQLKKWVSAYEFEDGAIRHIFFKDGALKSMRESETNTVFDIYPLSENRFMFPDGAIEYKFSLNKKGKKEVIFIADEEIKGIETDKAMPKEKEAVTLSVDILNKYVGTYELAPNFNVVITVKGNDIYAQATGQGQFQLFAENETTFFAKVTALKVVFNKNASEKVESFTLYQGGQETIAKKIE; encoded by the coding sequence ATGAAAACAAAGATTTCACTCCTTATTGTTGTATGTAGCTTCCTTTTTACAACAGCCCAAGATCAAAATTTAACCCAAAAATTCGATGACATTGTAGCCCAATATTACAATGATTCTAATGCACCTGGAGCAACGATTTTGGTTGCAAAAAACGGGAAACCGATTTACAGAAAAGCTGTTGGTAAATCTAACTTAGAATTAGGTGTAGATATGATTCCTGAAAATGTATTTATGCTGGCATCCATAACTAAGCAATTTACGGCAGTTGCTATTTTAATGTTAGAAGAACAGGGAAAGTTAAGTTTAAATGATCCTATTACTAAGTTTATTCCAGATTATCCCACCCAAGGCAAAACTATAACAGTACATCATCTTCTTAACCACACCTCTGGTATTAAAAGCTACACGAGTATAGGAGATCTAAGACAGGTCGCCAGACAAGACAAAACCTTAGATGAGCTTATAGATTATTTTAAAAACGAACCCATGGATTTTGATCCTGGTGACGCCTATAGTTATAATAATTCTGGTTATGTGTTACTCGGTAAAATCATAGAGGTAGTATCTGGTAAAACCTATGCCGATTTTATAGACAACCATATTTTTCAACCCTTAGGCATGACAGCATCACAGTATGGTAGTCACAGCAAACTTATTAAAAACAGAGCTATGCCTTATGAAGAAACAGACAACGGTTATATTAATGCAAGTTACCTTAGTATGTCTTTACCACATGCAGCAGGTGCACTTACTTCAACAATCGACGATATGCTAAAATGGCAAAATGCCTTAGCAAATAACACATTGATAAAAGCATCTTCATTACAAAAAGCAATTAATGGTTCTGAATTAAATAATGGCGAACACATTGATTACGGCTACGGATTAGGCGAACTAACACTTAAGGGTTCTAAAGGTTATACGCATAGTGGTGGTATTTTTGGAACCTCAACAGACGGTATTTATTTGATAGACGAAGATGTTTATGTTATTGGATTAAGCAATTGTAGCTGCAATGATATTGGCTCTGTAACTACACAATTGGCTGCTGCTGCCATTGGTAAACCATTCCCTACGATGAAGGATGTAGTACAATTAAACGAAGATCAACTAAAAAAATGGGTTAGTGCTTATGAGTTTGAAGATGGTGCCATAAGACATATATTCTTTAAGGATGGAGCATTAAAAAGTATGAGAGAATCCGAAACCAATACCGTTTTTGACATCTATCCGTTGTCTGAAAACCGATTTATGTTTCCTGATGGAGCTATAGAATATAAATTCTCTTTAAATAAAAAGGGGAAAAAAGAAGTGATTTTTATAGCAGATGAAGAAATTAAAGGCATTGAAACAGACAAAGCAATGCCAAAAGAAAAAGAAGCAGTTACCTTATCCGTAGATATTTTAAACAAATATGTAGGCACTTACGAATTGGCACCAAACTTTAATGTTGTTATTACCGTAAAAGGAAATGACATTTATGCACAAGCCACAGGACAAGGCCAATTTCAGCTTTTTGCTGAAAATGAAACTACATTTTTTGCAAAAGTCACAGCCTTAAAGGTAGTGTTTAATAAAAATGCTTCGGAAAAAGTAGAAAGTTTTACACTGTATCAAGGAGGACAAGAAACGATCGCCAAAAAAATTGAATAG